A single window of Micrococcaceae bacterium Sec5.1 DNA harbors:
- a CDS encoding phosphoglycerate dehydrogenase, whose product MKILVPHTIALDLSNSGGDVFVYQADEPVPDEHVDAEVLVVWQNTSENLADAAERMSQLKLVQTLAAGPDSVLAAGFADNVAIASGRSLHDGPVAEHALTLTLAAVRRLDLLFEAQKSKTWDHAYNAAQASAETEQLYTLDGANVTVWGFGSIAGRLAPMLAALGANVTGVASSRGERYGFPVAAAEELPEVLRTTHVLISILPATPETTDALNDELLRALPRNAIFVNVGRGATVDEDALVAALHEGRLRAAALDVTKEEPLPADSKLWSAPNVIITPHVAGNRPKGSAKLVLANLSALREGRALTNQVSG is encoded by the coding sequence GTGAAAATCCTTGTCCCCCACACCATCGCCCTGGACCTCTCCAACTCAGGCGGGGACGTGTTCGTTTACCAGGCGGATGAGCCCGTTCCGGACGAGCACGTTGACGCCGAGGTCCTGGTGGTCTGGCAGAACACCTCGGAGAATCTGGCCGATGCCGCCGAGCGGATGAGCCAGCTCAAGCTCGTCCAAACCCTCGCTGCAGGACCTGACTCCGTGCTGGCAGCGGGATTTGCGGACAATGTGGCCATCGCCTCGGGCCGCTCACTTCACGACGGCCCAGTGGCCGAGCATGCCTTGACTCTCACGCTCGCCGCCGTGCGGAGGCTGGACCTTCTGTTCGAAGCCCAAAAGTCCAAGACGTGGGACCACGCCTACAACGCCGCGCAGGCCAGCGCGGAAACGGAACAGCTTTACACGCTCGACGGCGCGAACGTCACCGTTTGGGGATTCGGTTCCATCGCGGGACGACTCGCTCCCATGCTCGCCGCGCTGGGGGCAAATGTCACCGGCGTGGCCAGCTCACGGGGAGAGCGCTACGGCTTCCCAGTCGCCGCGGCGGAGGAACTTCCCGAAGTACTACGGACCACCCACGTCCTGATCTCGATACTCCCCGCCACTCCCGAAACCACTGACGCTTTGAACGATGAACTCCTGCGCGCACTTCCAAGGAACGCAATTTTCGTCAACGTTGGCCGCGGGGCAACAGTTGATGAAGACGCCCTGGTTGCCGCCTTGCACGAGGGTCGCCTGCGCGCTGCGGCCTTGGACGTCACCAAGGAAGAGCCCTTGCCCGCGGACTCCAAACTCTGGTCGGCGCCAAATGTCATCATCACCCCGCACGTGGCGGGCAACCGTCCCAAGGGTTCAGCCAAGCTGGTCCTTGCCAACCTTTCAGCCCTCCGGGAAGGCCGTGCATTGACCAACCAGGTTTCCGGCTAG
- a CDS encoding DUF1540 domain-containing protein produces the protein MTEHIAEVSACSVGSCGFNHDGCTAFGITIGGTQDHASCATFIDTNAMGGLPKVLAHVGACQRSECVHNNNLMCEAHDVKVGPGREAADCLTYEHA, from the coding sequence ATGACCGAACACATTGCCGAAGTATCCGCCTGTAGCGTCGGCAGCTGCGGCTTCAACCACGACGGATGCACTGCTTTTGGAATCACCATTGGTGGAACGCAGGACCACGCTTCCTGCGCCACGTTCATCGACACCAACGCAATGGGCGGCCTTCCCAAGGTCCTTGCCCACGTCGGTGCTTGCCAACGGTCCGAATGCGTTCACAACAACAACCTCATGTGCGAGGCCCACGACGTCAAGGTCGGCCCTGGCCGCGAGGCTGCGGACTGCTTGACGTACGAGCACGCCTGA
- the purS gene encoding phosphoribosylformylglycinamidine synthase subunit PurS encodes MPRIVVDVMPKPEILDPQGKAIVGALPRLGFNSFSAVRQGKRFELTVDGEVTDAILAQAREAAETLLSNPVIEDVVNVEVVEA; translated from the coding sequence ATGCCCCGGATCGTCGTTGACGTCATGCCCAAGCCCGAGATTCTGGACCCCCAGGGGAAAGCCATCGTGGGTGCACTGCCCCGCCTCGGCTTCAACAGCTTCAGCGCAGTCCGTCAGGGCAAGCGTTTCGAACTGACGGTTGACGGCGAGGTGACCGACGCTATCCTGGCCCAGGCCCGCGAGGCCGCTGAGACCCTCCTGTCCAACCCGGTGATCGAGGATGTTGTCAACGTCGAGGTCGTCGAGGCCTGA